A window of Triplophysa dalaica isolate WHDGS20190420 chromosome 7, ASM1584641v1, whole genome shotgun sequence contains these coding sequences:
- the mpst gene encoding 3-mercaptopyruvate sulfurtransferase, whose product MAAAQTRALVAARWLADAVKSNRVGPNLRILDASWYLSKLNRNAKDEFKQAHIPGASFFDIDECCDKSSEFDHMLPSKGEFADYVGNLGIGNNTHVVVYDASDFGSFSAPRVWWMFRVFGHNSVSVLDGGFKTWLREGHPVTEQYTNPQRTEFKATFKGSWVKTYEDVLENTKTKEVQVVDARANGRFRGVEPEPRANIEPGHIPGSINMPFASFMDKTTCLELPVEELSKLFLQAGVDMQKPFWVTCGSGVTACHIALAAHLCGHLDVCLYDGAWNQWFTKAAPEHVISEGKGKQP is encoded by the exons ATGGCTGCTGCTCAGACTCGAGCTCTCGTGGCAGCGCGATGGCTCGCGGATGCTGTCAAAAGCAACCGAGTGGGACCAAACCTGCGAATATTAGACGCGTCATGGTATTTATCTAAATTGAATCGCAATGCCAAGGACGAATTTAAACAAGCTCACATTCCCGGAGCCTCGTTTTTCGACATCGACGAGTGCTGTGACAAAAGCTCGGAGTTTGATCACATGCTGCCCAGCAAGGGCGAGTTTGCAGACTACGTGGGTAATTTGGGAATAGGTAACAACACTCATGTCGTCGTTTACGACGCGAGCGATTTCGGCTCGTTCTCTGCGCCACGGGTATGGTGGATGTTTAGGGTGTTTGGTCACAATTCGGTTTCAGTTCTGGACGGTGGGTTCAAGACCTGGCTCCGAGAGGGTCATCCCGTTACCGAGCAGTACACAAACCCACAACGCACCGAGTTTAAAGCGACCTTTAAAGGTTCCTGGGTGAAAACTTACGAAGACGTTTtggagaacacaaaaacaaaggaGGTTCAAGTGGTCGACGCTAGAGCCAACGGAAGGTTTCGTGGGGTTGAACCAGAGCCAAGGGCAA ACATTGAACCTGGGCATATCCCTGGCTCTATCAACATGCCTTTTGCCAGCTTCATGGACAAGACAACATGTTTGGAACTTCCTGTGGAGGAACTTTCCAAGCTTTTCCTGCAGGCTGGAGTTGACATGCAGAAGCCATTCTGGGTCACCTGTGGCTCGGGTGTAACTGCCTGTCACATCGCCCTCGCCGCTCATCTGTGCGGTCATCTGGACGTGTGCCTGTACGACGGAGCGTGGAATCAGTGGTTCACCAAGGCTGCTCCTGAACATGTGATCTCTGAGGGAAAAGGAAAACAGCCATGA